A genomic window from Vigna radiata var. radiata cultivar VC1973A chromosome 2, Vradiata_ver6, whole genome shotgun sequence includes:
- the LOC106755654 gene encoding albumin-1-like, protein MAYARLAPLALFLLATSTLFPMKKIEAAQCSGGYCSMFANKSCGTDCVCFPSGIVFGVCIEAPRPSFMAKMIDGHPNLCRSDDECMMKGSGNFCARYPNNNIDYGWCFDSDSEALKGFLAMPAAITK, encoded by the exons ATGGCTTATGCTAGGCTTGCTCCTTTGGCTCTCTTCTTGCTTGCCACTTCCA CATTGTTTCCGATGAAGAAGATAGAAGCAGCACAGTGTTCAGGAGGTTATTGTTCAATGTTTGCGAATAAATCGTGCGGAACTGATTGTGTCTGTTTCCCTTCGGGAATAGTTTTTGGTGTCTGCATTGAAGCACCTAGACCTTCATTTATGGCGAAGATGATAGACGGACATCCGAACTTATGTCGATCTGACGATGAATGCATGATGAAAGGAAGTGGCAACTTCTGTGCTCGTTATCCCAATAACAACATCGATTATGGTTGGTGCTTTGACTCTGATTCTGAAGCTCTTAAAGGTTTCTTGGCCATGCCTGCAGCAATCACCAAGTAA